TATTCTAGAGATGAAAGGGGTCCAACTTTTTGATTTCCCTCATTAATGTGAGATTCAATCATAACTCCAAAGACAGATTCAGAGCCATTCTCAATTTGAGAAGCGATATTTGCACCCACCTTTAACTGGTTTTTAAACTGCTTTTCAGAGTTCGCATGAGAGAAGTCAACCATCACCTTAGAAACTAGTCCTTTACTTTTAAGTTTTTCGCAGGTGCTTTCAACGTTTTCTTCTGAATAATTTGGCCCATCTTTTCCACCTCTTAAGATAATATGGGCAGTATCATTACCAAGCGATGTAAAGTGGCTTATGCCGCCATCCTTATTGACTGATAAAAGGTGGTGAGGACTATTGGCCGACTGAATGGCATCAATCGCAATATTAAGAGAGCCTCCAGTGCCATTTTTAAAGCCTACGGGGCATGATAATGCTGAGGCAAGCTCTCTATGTGACTGACTCTCAGTAGTTCTTGCGCCTATTGCGCCCCAAGAAATCAAATCTGAAAGGTACTGAGGCGTTAATACATCCAAATACTCTACGCCAACCGGCATATTAATTTCACCTAGGTCTACAAGTAGTTTTCTGGCAGTTTCAAGGCCCTTATCAATATCAAAACTTTCATCAAGATAAGGGTCATTAATCAAACCTTTCCAGCCAACTGTTGTTCTGGGTTTTTCAAAGTAAACACGCATTACTATAAATAAATCCTCAGACAACTCATCTTTTAACTTTGAAAGATTTTGAGCATATTCCATTGCAGCCTTGGTATCGTGAATCGAACAAGGCCCGACAAGAACCATAAGGCGATTATCATTTCCATAAAGGATGTTTTTAATGGTATTTCTTGCGCTTACAACTACTGATGCAGCCTTCTCAGACAGAGGAAGCTTCTCAATAAGAGCATTGGGGGACACCATAGGTGCACTTGAAATAATCCTAACATTATCTGTATTATGAAGCATCACTTATTTTTGGTTTTTTATTAATGCGTAAGCTGAATGATTATGGATGGATTCAAAATTTTCAGACTCTAGACAATAATAGCTAACTTTCTTATTAGCATTTAATTCTACAGCAATATCTCTTACTATGTCTTCAACAAACGCTGGATTTTCATAGGCTCTTTCAGTAACAACTTTCTCATCATCGCGTTTTAAAATCGCGTAAAGTTCACTCGAAGCTTTCTGCTCCGCTAAATCAATCAAATCCTCTAAATAGATAATCTCTCCCTCTGAAGCTTTTGCTTCAATTGTGATATGAGACCTTTGATTGTGAGCTCCATATTTGGAAATACTCTTTGAACAAGGACACAAGCTGGTCACTGGAACAACAACTTTAATTGAAAGGTCTGGCTCACTGTCAATAATACTCCCAATTAATGTTGCCTGATAATCTAGTAAGCTTTGGACTCCAGAAGAGGGTGCTTTTTTGTTTCGAAAAAAAGGAAAATCAACAATAACTTGTGCATCGTTAGATTCAAGTTTATCTGCAACCTTTTGAACAAGATTCATAAAGCTCTCAATACCGAAATTGCACTCTCGATCATTTAAAATTTCAATAAAACGTGACATATGCGTTCCCTTAACATTAGCAGGAAGCTCGACAGTCATTGTAAAATTTGCAACAGAAGGATGAGATGCATTATCTCGATTTACAAAATTGATTGGATGCAAAATATCCTTAATTCCAACTTGATTGATGACAATATTACGAATATCTTTTTTATTTTGTGTATCAGGTAGTAGTGTATTTTTCATAATTTATTATTCCGAGTAAGTAATTGCTGATCTAGGAGTTTCCCAAATCATCACATCATTAACTTTAACATTCTCATCATTAACCAAAAGTTCATCTTCATCATAAAAATACTTTACATTCTTTTCTGCTGTTGGATTGAGAACATCAAATGGCTCTATTTCATTCAAATATTGGTGATCTACCCTTTTTATCACCAATTTCGTTTGCTTCTTAATTTCACGAAAATCAATTGCGATACCATTATCATCTAAGACTTGAGAGCATACAGACACTTCAACTTGCCAATTATGCCCATGAAGCCTGGAACAATCACCAGGATAATTTCTCAGTGAATGAGCAGATGCAAAGTCAGTAACAATTTTTAGTACGAACATTTTCGGAAAAATTGATAAAAAAAAGCGGAATTATACCTACTTAAATCTTACTATACCACCCACAATTATTGTGAGAATTGATCAAATAAAAGAAGAAAATGAAGATGTTTTGGAAGAACTTAGTCTATTACGTCAATTCCAAGTGCTTTACCATGGACTCCAGGAATCGTGAGACCCTTCCTTGCTCGGTGACTAGTAAAATTAACCAAGTCCTCAAAAGAGTATTGTTTATGTTTCTTTCCGTTTCCATACTCTACTCGCAGCTTTTGATTGTCTTTAATTGTACAAATTCCTATTAGAAACTCTTCTCGAGCAACAAAGTCATCTGTTTTAATCTGAATAAGCTTATTACCCTTTCCCTTAGAGAGTTGAGGAAGCTCTATAACTGGAAAAATTAATAATCTTGCTCTATTAGTGATCACTGCTACGTAATCAGACTCAAGGTTTTGGACTTTTGTAACTCTCATTGTTTTTGCTTGTTTAGAGAGAGTTATTGCATGTTTTCCAGATTTAGTCTTAGATTGTAGATCTCCAAGAGTCGATATAAAGCCATATCCAGCATCTGATGAAAGAATGACTAACTGCTCATCATCCCCCATGACAACATCAATAAATTCAGCTCCTATTGGAGGTGTCAACCTTCCCGTTAAAGGCTCCCCTTGACCTCTTGCGCTCGGAAGAGAGTTGGCCAATATAGTATATGACCTGCCTGAAGAGTCAATAAAGAAGGCCATTTTATTACTTCTGCCTTTGGCATCTTTTAAGAATGCGTCGCCAGACTTATAGTTTAATGCCGACGAATCAATTTCATGGCCTTTAGCAGCCTTGACCCAACCCTTTTCACTCAGAACAACAGTCACATTTTCAGCTGGCATCATATCTTGGTCACTAAATGCCTGGGCAGATATTACATCGGATACAATTTGACAACGCCTCTTGTCACCAAACTCTTCAAGAATGACGCGTAACTCTTTTTTGATGTATGTTTTTAATCTTGTTTCACTTGAGAGGAGAAGTTCAATTGATTTACGCTCTCTCTCTAACTCATCTGCCTCACTCTTTATTTTTACCTCTTCAAGTTTAGCTAAATGACGTAACTTTAACTCTAGGATTGCCTCAGCCTGAATTTCACTAATTTTGAATTGTTTAATTAAAACAGGCTTTGGTTTTTCTTCACTCCTAATAATAGCTATTACCTCATCAATATTAAGATACGCAACTAACAATCCTTCTAGAATATGGAGCCGATCTAAAATTTTGTTTAACCTAGAATTAAGCCTATTAACAACGACCTGCATCCTGAATTGAAGCCATTCCTTAAGCAATGGAATCAGAGGTTTAACTTGGGGTTTTCCGTCTAATCCAATGACGTTCATGTTAACCCGGTAATTTTTTTCTAGGTCTGTAGTGGCAAAAAGATGAAGCATCAATTGGTCACAATCAACCCTATTCGACCTGGGAACAACAACTATTCGTGTTGGATTTTCATGATCTGACTCATCCCTTAGATCATCCACTAAAGGGAGCTTTTTATTTCTCATCTGAGTAGCTATTTGTGCAATCACTTTTGCGCCTGAGGTTTGATATGGCAATGCTTCAATTACTATCTCACCATCCTCTTTGATATAGCTCGCTCTCATTTTGATCGAACCATGACCCGTTTCATACATTTGATGAAGCTCTTCTTTCGAGCTTACTATAAATGCATTTGTTGGATAGTCTGGTGCTGGAAGAATTTTTAATAATTCATCTAAATCAGTTGAAGGCTTTTCAAGAAGCTGAATGCAAGCACTTATAACCTCTATTAAGTTATGTGGAGGCATATCAGTAGCCATACCAACAGCAATTCCAGAAGTGCCATTCAGCAATAAATTTGGAACTTGTGCAGGCAGTTGTTGAGGCTCTTTGATAGTCCCGTCAAAATTATCCGTCCAACTCACAGTTCCTTGATTTATTTCACTGAGAAGTAAATCTGCATAGGGGGATAATTTTGATTCAGTGTAGCGCATTGCCGCAAAAGATTTAGGATCGTCTGGAGCTCCCCAGTTACCTTGCCCATCAATAAATGGATAACGATAAGAAAATGGTTGCGCCATGAGGACCATTGCCTCGTAACAAGCACTGTCACCATGAGGGTGGAATTTACCTAAAACATCACCAACTGTTCTAGCAGATTTTTTAAACTTAGCAGTTGACTTAAGACCGAGCTCGCTCATCGCATAGATGATTCTTCTTTGAACTGGTTTTAGTCCATCACCAACAAATGGAAGTGCACGATCAAGAATGACATACATTGAGTAATCAAGGTAAGCGCGCTCACTGTATTCCCCAACGCTTTGTTGCTCAATGCCGTTTTGGCTCATTGTTTTCCTAAAAAAATAAAATCTGAATTCAAAAAAATACTTGAATGAAGGATATTTTAATTCAACTCAACATACAGAAATCATTAATTAATGACTTCTATGATCAAATTACCCAGGAGGCCAAGTCATTTGTCGGCCAGCCAAACAATGCAGATGGATATGCGAGACCGTCTGACCTCCATCACTATTACAATTCATCACTAATCTGTAGCCATTTTCTGAGAATTTATGCTCTTTAGCAATATTGGCTGCCGTGATACTGAGCCTTCCCATTAAAGCCTCATCAGTTGCATCATTAGCATTAGAGATGTGCTCTTTGGGTATCACTAAAAAATGCTCAGGCGCTTGCGCATTGACGTCTTTAAAGGCTAGTACCCTCTCATCCTCATAGAGAATTTCAGCAGGGATATTCCCTTTAATAATTAAACAAAAAATACAATCTTCCATAATCTGATTTTATATCTTTCAAATATTGATATAAACAAATTCTAGCAGAACTTATAATTATTAAAAAAATTAACTAAGGAATAACAATATGCTTTCAACCGATAGTACAGATATCCTCTTTTCAAAAGCACGAAGCCATAAGGCATGGCTTGATCAAGATATTAATGATAATCAAATTAAGCAGATATATAATTTATTAAAGTTTGCACCCACGTCTGGAAACTGCTGCCCTGCTCGCTTTACATTCGTGAAAAGTAAAGAATTAAAACAAAAAATGTTGCCCTCATTAGACCAAGGAAATATTGATAAGGTTATGAGCGCCCCTTGCGTTGTAATTATTAGTTACGATACAAAATTTTATGAATCACTCTCAATCCTATCTCCACATAGTGATGCGAAATCTTCCTTTGAAGGTAATGAGAAGAAAATCAAAAATACTGCTGAGTTTAACTCTTCACTTCAGGGAGCATATTTTATTATGGCAACCAGATCTGCTGGATTAGATTGCTGCCCAATGCTTGGATTTAGCAAAGAGAGGTTAAACCAAGACTTCTTTCCTGATGGAAAAAATAAGGCTGTCTTTATCTGTGGAATTGGCTATGGCGATCACTCAAAACTCTACAATAGAGCCCCAAGGCTTGAATTTAACCAAGCTTGCAGCGTTATATAATAAGGATTACCAATACTTTGGATAACTTCGAACTTCAGAAATATTATTATAAAAGAGTGCTACTAATACAATCAGCACAGAACCAATCAGCGTTGGCATCCACAAGTAATCCCAGTTTGCGCCAAGCAAAAATACAATAAACGGGTTAGAGCCAGCAGGTGGATGAGAGATTCTTAAGATCTGCATAAGAGCTATAGCAACAGCCAGGGCAATCGCCATACTCCACCAGTCTGAACTGACCAGTTGAAAGAAAATAAGACCTACAAGTGTTGTTACAAAATGACCAAGTACAACATTTCTTGGCTGAGCAAACGGAGACTCAGGAAGAACAAATAGTACAAAGATAGACGCACCAAATGAACCCATAATTATGGGATAGCTGGTTGAGTATGCTAAAAAACCAATAACACATGCAGCTAAAAAAGCGCCGAAAGAAATAAAGCTAATTTCTTTAAGGGGTGGTCGAGGTGGAATTGGCGCAGGAGAGCCTTTAAGTTTAGTAAGGTAAGACACAGTTATTCATTCAAAGTAATAATGCTCTAAGTATAAACTAAATTATTTTTTTGACGTGTCTCAAGAAGACTCAATCAACTTATTTGTAAAGTATTTTTGCAAAATCAGTCCAGCACAAATAAGAATCAGCCCAAAGAAAGTAGATGCCAATATTTTCTCACCAAGAACTATGTAAAGAACGACAAGAGACAAGAATGGAGTAATAAAGACTAGACTAGCAACTCTCGAAACAGTCGTCGAAATTTTTAAAGCTGACTGCCATAAAACAACACTAATACCCATTTCAAATAAGCCTATATATACAGATCCCATGATCCCCTGAATTGATGGAATGCCAAAAGAATTTGTAAAATACACAACCAACAAAATAAAAGGCGTGCTAAATAAAAATATTAGAAAAATACTTACCAAAGGATCATTCTTATTTTTAGTATTAAAAAGCCAAAATAGTGACCATATCACAGTACTTAACAGCATGTAAAAAACCCCTTCAGGGTTGTTAAAACTGAGTGAAAAAAACTCCCCGCCTGTTGCAATAGCAATGACGCCAATATAACAAAGTATGATTGATAAAAATGACTTAATATCGATGGTCTGCTTGAGTATAGGTATTGAAAGAATAACCATCATGACTGGCCAGCTAAAATTAATTACCATAGCCTCTTGTGCGGGTAAAGCATCATAACCCTTAAACAAAATGATGTAATAAAGGCACGGGTTCAATAGTCCAAGGAAAGCGCACCTTATTAAGTCAATACTTGAAAAGGCTTTTATTAATTTAATCTTCCCTTGATAAATCACAATAATAAACAAAACTAATATTGAGAATAATGTCGAATACATGACTAATTGAATTGGCCCCAGGTGCTCTAAAGTAAGCTTAAATGCACTAGCAACTGTTGACCAGAAAAAAATAGCAATTCCAGCAAAAAGATACGCTTTATTTTGATTATCGAAACTTGAAAACATTCTTATTATTTAAATCACTTGATAAAGGCAGAGTTGACATGTTATACCTTCTTTAACATTATATTCTGAAGTCTTATGAACAATTTGATGCCACAAGTTAGAATTCTCAAGATTATCAATTATTTCTTTATAAGGTGACGCTTCCCACTCTTGTTTTCTGACTGTAAAACAAATATACCCACCTTGTTTTGTTATTCTAACCATTTCTAGAAGGGCTTTAGGGCCCACATGACCACAAGTAAACGTTCCAGCGCATACAATCGCATCAAATAAACTATCCTCGTAGTCAAGATTTTTGGTTAAATCTACTAATCTTAAAGATTGATATACTTGTTTTTGTATTGCCTCATCCAGCATCTCCTGAGAAAAATCAACCCCCTCTACATTTTTATAGTTGTTCTCACTTAATATTTCTCCAACAAGTCCTGTGCCGCAGCCAGCATCAAGAATCTTCGCTTTTTTATTTTTGATTGTTGAGAGTAAGAGACTAGACGTAATTAAATGACCGACATAACCTGCTAACTCTAGAACATCATGGTCATAATCTGACGCCCATTTTTTATAAATCCCTTCTAATTCTTGCGAATCAGCAGCATGCAATGTTTGATAAATTGTTGAGATCATGCTCTTTGTATTTTTCATTACTCATTAAAATGATTAATAATGGATTATTTATTCTTAACTAAGGCATAGCTATATATTATAAGTCCTGCCCAAACTCCAACAAAACCTATTAACTGGTTTGAATTGACAGGCTCGTTTTGTAAATAATAGCCTACAAGAAATTGAATTGTTGGTGTAATCAAAAACAAAATTCCAACCGTCGTCAAAGGAAGTAACTTCGTTCCTGCAGTAAATAAAGCCAATGGCACAACTGTTACAGCGCCAGCTAAAAATAAAAGAATATCTGTAGAGATATCTATATTAAAAAAAGCAATATCGTAATTTGTATAAAACCACAATGAGAATATTAATAGAAAAGGAAGAAGTATCAATGTTTCAATATAAAGCCCTGGTACTGCTGATGAAGCCATCGCTTTTCTTGCAATTCCATAAGCAGAGAAAGTAAACCCTACTAAAAAGCCTAACCACGGAAATGAATCTCCACTAAAAACATAATATAAGGCACCAACTGTAGCAAAGAATACAGCTAATTGTTTTAATTTAGAAATCCTTTCTTGGAAGAAAATATAACCACCTATCATGTTAATAACGGGTGATAAAAAATAACCCATAGAAGCCTCAACAACTCGACCTAAGTTAACTGCATAAATATAACCACCCCAATTAATTGTTATCAGAATTGCAGTTATAAACAAAAAGACTAATTCCTTTTTAGAGGATATAGAATCCTTAAAATTATTTTTCCATGAAGATTTAAAGTGAACCAAAAAAAATAAAACTGGAACTGCCCATAACATTCTATGAATGAGAACCTCAGAAGGATTAACATGGTTTAGTAATGCCCAGTATAGCGGAAAACAACCCCACATTAGGTAACCAGAGAGAACAAGCAGAATGCCTTTATTCATAAAGCTTAAAGCAAAAAGAAAAAGGACTTATTGTAGACTAAATAGTTTTGATGTGCTTCTAATGCTTATAGTAATCTTTTTCAAAACTTGTGTTACTTAAGGTATCGCTTTCACTCGTTTTATCATTGATTTCATTCAAGTTTTCATTGATACGAAATAGAATGACAACCATTTCACAAGCCACTCTTGATGCAAGAGATCCACCAACAACCCAGACTAAACCTCTCCAAAAATCGCCTTCAAGAAAAATGTCTCCTAGACCTTTTGTGATAAAAGCAAATAAAAGTATCCAATAAAATAGTGTAATAAGCTTAGGAGTTACCATTTCATCCAGATAAAACATGTAATGATTATCAAGCTTATCAATGGTTAGCTTAAAAGCTTTTTTAATACTATCTAAAATTTCATTGTTATTCATTTAGACCACCTTTATTTTCTTGTAACTTACTTTATTATAATGTTAATGAATTCAAAAGTCTCATATTCCTGATTTATGAAATGAAACTATTAGTTTGCAAAAAAAAAGCCCATCCGAAGATAGGCTTTTCATTGAAATCAGATCTTTTTATTTATGGATCTCCACATCAGTGAATGCTCCACCAATAACTTCACGCTCTGCATATGAACCATTTGCAGTTCCGCCAGCATCCATCTCAACGCCAGTAGCGCCGACATAGTCAACTGGAAGACCACCTGAAATCATTTTCAAGCACTCAGCAAGCTTACCTGCATGACACTCGTTTCCTGGTGCGTTAGCAACATTCAACACTTGTGCCTGTATAGCAGCTCTGTCAGTAGATCCAGCAGCTTGTGATGCTAAGATAATTAACGCCATAGCATCGTATGACTCAGCAGAATAAACACCAGAACCGTCAACACCGCCTGCAGCAGCAACAGCTTTCCAGTTTGTCCCTAAAGCGGCATCTGGAGAAGGTAAAGTACCCCATGAACCATCACCAACAGCAGCTGAAGTCACATCACTGATCATTCCATCACCAAATACATAGTCACTGAAAGCGCCAGTATCTTCTGATGCAGCAATAATTCCTCTACCACCAGTATCAGCATAACCTAAGATAGCTAATGTAGCTGAGCCACCTGCAGATAGTGCAGCAACGTCAGCCGAATAGTCAGCTTTATCGTCATCATGTCCAGCCATTACAGTTACCGTTCCACCCATCGCTTCATAAGCAGTAACAAATGCATCAGCTAAACCTTTACCATAGTCACTGTTTGAGTGAGTTACAGCCATATCAGTTTGGCCTCGAGACATTGCAATACTTGCAAGTACTGGCCCTTGTCTCGCATCTGATGGTGCAGTTCTAAAGAACCATCCACCATCTTCAAGAGTAGTTAATGCAGGTGACGTAGCTGATGGTGAAATTGATACGATACCA
This sequence is a window from Candidatus Pseudothioglobus singularis PS1. Protein-coding genes within it:
- a CDS encoding DUF4282 domain-containing protein; translation: MNNNEILDSIKKAFKLTIDKLDNHYMFYLDEMVTPKLITLFYWILLFAFITKGLGDIFLEGDFWRGLVWVVGGSLASRVACEMVVILFRINENLNEINDKTSESDTLSNTSFEKDYYKH
- the folE2 gene encoding GTP cyclohydrolase FolE2 gives rise to the protein MKNTLLPDTQNKKDIRNIVINQVGIKDILHPINFVNRDNASHPSVANFTMTVELPANVKGTHMSRFIEILNDRECNFGIESFMNLVQKVADKLESNDAQVIVDFPFFRNKKAPSSGVQSLLDYQATLIGSIIDSEPDLSIKVVVPVTSLCPCSKSISKYGAHNQRSHITIEAKASEGEIIYLEDLIDLAEQKASSELYAILKRDDEKVVTERAYENPAFVEDIVRDIAVELNANKKVSYYCLESENFESIHNHSAYALIKNQK
- a CDS encoding DMT family transporter; translated protein: MFSSFDNQNKAYLFAGIAIFFWSTVASAFKLTLEHLGPIQLVMYSTLFSILVLFIIVIYQGKIKLIKAFSSIDLIRCAFLGLLNPCLYYIILFKGYDALPAQEAMVINFSWPVMMVILSIPILKQTIDIKSFLSIILCYIGVIAIATGGEFFSLSFNNPEGVFYMLLSTVIWSLFWLFNTKNKNDPLVSIFLIFLFSTPFILLVVYFTNSFGIPSIQGIMGSVYIGLFEMGISVVLWQSALKISTTVSRVASLVFITPFLSLVVLYIVLGEKILASTFFGLILICAGLILQKYFTNKLIESS
- the queD gene encoding 6-carboxytetrahydropterin synthase QueD: MFVLKIVTDFASAHSLRNYPGDCSRLHGHNWQVEVSVCSQVLDDNGIAIDFREIKKQTKLVIKRVDHQYLNEIEPFDVLNPTAEKNVKYFYDEDELLVNDENVKVNDVMIWETPRSAITYSE
- a CDS encoding ABC transporter substrate-binding protein gives rise to the protein MKSYLKTTAGVVLSATMATASYGATVNVGELQGFTGPLESMIGAMSGGANLAVTEVNASGKYLQGTINVVQGDSVCIDAAVAIAQAEKMVNDDNVMAIMGPNCSGNTGAVITNVLVPNGIVSISPSATSPALTTLEDGGWFFRTAPSDARQGPVLASIAMSRGQTDMAVTHSNSDYGKGLADAFVTAYEAMGGTVTVMAGHDDDKADYSADVAALSAGGSATLAILGYADTGGRGIIAASEDTGAFSDYVFGDGMISDVTSAAVGDGSWGTLPSPDAALGTNWKAVAAAGGVDGSGVYSAESYDAMALIILASQAAGSTDRAAIQAQVLNVANAPGNECHAGKLAECLKMISGGLPVDYVGATGVEMDAGGTANGSYAEREVIGGAFTDVEIHK
- a CDS encoding HPP family protein, whose amino-acid sequence is MSYLTKLKGSPAPIPPRPPLKEISFISFGAFLAACVIGFLAYSTSYPIIMGSFGASIFVLFVLPESPFAQPRNVVLGHFVTTLVGLIFFQLVSSDWWSMAIALAVAIALMQILRISHPPAGSNPFIVFLLGANWDYLWMPTLIGSVLIVLVALFYNNISEVRSYPKYW
- the rarD gene encoding EamA family transporter RarD, with protein sequence MNKGILLVLSGYLMWGCFPLYWALLNHVNPSEVLIHRMLWAVPVLFFLVHFKSSWKNNFKDSISSKKELVFLFITAILITINWGGYIYAVNLGRVVEASMGYFLSPVINMIGGYIFFQERISKLKQLAVFFATVGALYYVFSGDSFPWLGFLVGFTFSAYGIARKAMASSAVPGLYIETLILLPFLLIFSLWFYTNYDIAFFNIDISTDILLFLAGAVTVVPLALFTAGTKLLPLTTVGILFLITPTIQFLVGYYLQNEPVNSNQLIGFVGVWAGLIIYSYALVKNK
- a CDS encoding histidine triad nucleotide-binding protein produces the protein MEDCIFCLIIKGNIPAEILYEDERVLAFKDVNAQAPEHFLVIPKEHISNANDATDEALMGRLSITAANIAKEHKFSENGYRLVMNCNSDGGQTVSHIHLHCLAGRQMTWPPG
- a CDS encoding malonic semialdehyde reductase, with protein sequence MLSTDSTDILFSKARSHKAWLDQDINDNQIKQIYNLLKFAPTSGNCCPARFTFVKSKELKQKMLPSLDQGNIDKVMSAPCVVIISYDTKFYESLSILSPHSDAKSSFEGNEKKIKNTAEFNSSLQGAYFIMATRSAGLDCCPMLGFSKERLNQDFFPDGKNKAVFICGIGYGDHSKLYNRAPRLEFNQACSVI
- the parC gene encoding DNA topoisomerase IV subunit A, translated to MSQNGIEQQSVGEYSERAYLDYSMYVILDRALPFVGDGLKPVQRRIIYAMSELGLKSTAKFKKSARTVGDVLGKFHPHGDSACYEAMVLMAQPFSYRYPFIDGQGNWGAPDDPKSFAAMRYTESKLSPYADLLLSEINQGTVSWTDNFDGTIKEPQQLPAQVPNLLLNGTSGIAVGMATDMPPHNLIEVISACIQLLEKPSTDLDELLKILPAPDYPTNAFIVSSKEELHQMYETGHGSIKMRASYIKEDGEIVIEALPYQTSGAKVIAQIATQMRNKKLPLVDDLRDESDHENPTRIVVVPRSNRVDCDQLMLHLFATTDLEKNYRVNMNVIGLDGKPQVKPLIPLLKEWLQFRMQVVVNRLNSRLNKILDRLHILEGLLVAYLNIDEVIAIIRSEEKPKPVLIKQFKISEIQAEAILELKLRHLAKLEEVKIKSEADELERERKSIELLLSSETRLKTYIKKELRVILEEFGDKRRCQIVSDVISAQAFSDQDMMPAENVTVVLSEKGWVKAAKGHEIDSSALNYKSGDAFLKDAKGRSNKMAFFIDSSGRSYTILANSLPSARGQGEPLTGRLTPPIGAEFIDVVMGDDEQLVILSSDAGYGFISTLGDLQSKTKSGKHAITLSKQAKTMRVTKVQNLESDYVAVITNRARLLIFPVIELPQLSKGKGNKLIQIKTDDFVAREEFLIGICTIKDNQKLRVEYGNGKKHKQYSFEDLVNFTSHRARKGLTIPGVHGKALGIDVID
- a CDS encoding 3-deoxy-7-phosphoheptulonate synthase, encoding MLHNTDNVRIISSAPMVSPNALIEKLPLSEKAASVVVSARNTIKNILYGNDNRLMVLVGPCSIHDTKAAMEYAQNLSKLKDELSEDLFIVMRVYFEKPRTTVGWKGLINDPYLDESFDIDKGLETARKLLVDLGEINMPVGVEYLDVLTPQYLSDLISWGAIGARTTESQSHRELASALSCPVGFKNGTGGSLNIAIDAIQSANSPHHLLSVNKDGGISHFTSLGNDTAHIILRGGKDGPNYSEENVESTCEKLKSKGLVSKVMVDFSHANSEKQFKNQLKVGANIASQIENGSESVFGVMIESHINEGNQKVGPLSSLEYGVSITDSCIGWADTEKLLRDLAKSVNKRNS
- a CDS encoding class I SAM-dependent DNA methyltransferase; protein product: MKNTKSMISTIYQTLHAADSQELEGIYKKWASDYDHDVLELAGYVGHLITSSLLLSTIKNKKAKILDAGCGTGLVGEILSENNYKNVEGVDFSQEMLDEAIQKQVYQSLRLVDLTKNLDYEDSLFDAIVCAGTFTCGHVGPKALLEMVRITKQGGYICFTVRKQEWEASPYKEIIDNLENSNLWHQIVHKTSEYNVKEGITCQLCLYQVI